The DNA sequence AGACCCTGCTGTGATCATGAGAGGTAAGGCTGGTTCTTTGGAGAAGTCAGGTACAGAGGAAGTAACAGTTACACAGCTACCAAAGTGCTCTGCAAATTGCCAAGCATGTTCAGTTGACTACCTTGACCAAATTGTGAAATAACCATGTGAAAGGAGCAGGGCAGGAATTATGTCCATTTTCCAGATCACAGCAGAGCAGAGAGATTCAAACTTTACCCACTGGTCATACAGTACAATAGGCTGGTACAAAAACCCCTAGTATTTCTTGGcctttaattacttttaaatagcCTTACCCAGAGAAAGCAAGTTTGCAAGAAAGTGGAGAAAGCAAGTTTGATTTTATAAGACAACTCACAAAAAGGCTACTTGTAAAGCTGTGTTGAAAAGGCTTCTGTGGCTGTGTCTTGATTCAGTGAGCAAAAGTTCTGGCATAGAGGACTGATGTCTACCATGGATTTGGGAAGGCATTAGTTCTGGCACATACTTATTATGTGTGCAATAAGAAATCAGATGTCATATTGAGGGCCACATCAGGGGAGAAAgatgtcttcattttctctcctattATATTGCCTATTTTCTGATCAAAGACTAACTAAAGGACTATAGAGGCTGAAAATAACCCTTCTTTACCCACTCCCATTTCCTTCTTCTATCCCTTCTCTTCCACCACAGCCTTTTACCTCAAgcaaaatgaggttttttttggACCCTGTGGTTTTAGTGCCAAGTTTAGAGACATCCCATGGTGGAGACCCTTAGGACTATCCCCCTGCTGCCATGGTACAGCTTTACAgatatctttcttctttctttcagggACTCCTCAAATCCAAAGAGTGATGACCATGATGATCAGAGACCATGAAGTTCTCTTCCCCAAGTCCAAGGATACACCCTTGTCACCCCCTGCTCAGAAAAATGACCCAAAGAAAGCTCCAGTGGCTCGAAGCTCTGTGGGCTGGGATGCCACTGAAGACCCCCCAATGTCCAGGACAGACAGCTTTAGTAACATGGTAAGGTGCAGAGAGCCTTCTTCTTCCATGTGACTCTTTCTTTAGCCCAAGTTATTCCATGTAAGAGCTGGTCTAGTGTGGCAATGTGGGGAGTTTTAGATGATGCTGTGACAGTGGGCACAGATGGTACATACCTATTTGAATATGTCTTGAAAGCCTGGCCTCTTTCAAATATAGTCTCTGTTGGCATCCTGGAGGTGGGGTTGGTGACATGCCTGCCAATCTCCTAATGGCTGAGCAATGGGAGTCTTCAGTAAAGCCCACTCAAAAAGGGAAGTTATTCCAAGCACAGTCCAGGGAAGTTCAATAGGGTAAACTATATATCACATTGTAAGTGTTTTAGCAAGAGTTGTTGAAAATTCTGGGTGAAAGTCCAGAGAGAACTGGTTTCCTGCTAACCCATGAAACGTGATTTCTTTCTCAGAGTATGTGATGTGTTCATGTAATATTTCTCATTCCCTGATAAGCTGTCTCAGCAATGTCAACCTCCCCATTTGTACTGAAGTGTTGGGGCTCACGTTCCCAATGTCAAAAAACTCTGCAGTCTCTGAAATGTAGATTAGTTACAAagctcaaatatttttatatatttatggagacaaatacttaaaaaaaaaacatgaactttATGTAGCAGCTTGATTATTTATATGTGACCAAGAAATGAATTTAGAATTCCTGATTAACCCAGTAATGTCAGTTGCCTGATATACTATTAATCCTGAGGATAATTAAGAAAGTATTGGGAAAAAATGTAGGTAGAGGTACTGAGTTTTCTTAGGTAATGCTGTACATAATACATTTTACTAACACTCTCAAATGAAATTGATATTTAGAAATCGTATACTTCCTATAATGAAGTCCTACTAGTGGTCCTTGAGAGTAGGCATTGTTAGGCTTATTTGACAGGTTTCTGTTATTTATTGTAACATTGTGGGTAGAGATGAGCAGGCACTGTGATGAGAAACATAAATAAGTCACCTCTGGGGTTCTCACCACAACTCTGTAGGGCAGAATTTATCATCCACATTTTATCATTCAGGAGCTGAGTCTCAAGGAAGTTGACCAGCTGGCCCAAGGCAGCCCCACTAGGATGTTGATGAATGGGATTTAGCTCTGGGTCTCACCTCGAGGCACAGGTGATTTTGACTCCATGTGGGGCTGCAAAAGCTGGTGATTAGCTAGAGGGATTAGAAGGAGAGCTTGAGCCTTGATTTTCTGACTTTAGggctcattctttttctttctctctttttttcaagttaattcaatacatatacatatatgcatatatatatggttaaaaaaataaaaaagagaaaaaatatagattGAGAAAGCTTGCTCCCTCTGCTATCTCCAACCACCCCATCCTCACCTTCATTAGTTTTGTACTTGCCTTCCAGTGTTCCTCTAtgcaaatataaagatataattgTAAAttacttacttctttttttatatacaaatgtaaCATCTCTTGctctttacacacacatacacataaacaggCATgcatatgcgcacacacacacacacacacgctactCATATCTTACACTTTTCTACTTTAGAGTATATCTTGGAGATCTTTTTATGTCAATACATGGACAGGTTTCTCATTTGACCCAGTAGTTTTCACTCTTTTGTACAACAAACAAAGGCTGTTTGCAAGGCTGCAATGAATAATCTTGACCAAACTCCATTTATACTCAAGAGATGCATTTCTAGGATAAATTCCCAGAGTTGGGATTGCCAAATCAGAGGTTAAGTAGATTAGtgtgtaatttttattaaaattattaaatagagGTTGTGCCATTTTGTActtccaccagcaatgtatgaaagaACCTGTTTCCCTACAGTTTCACTAGCAGAATGTGTTTTCAAGTTTGGGGACATAATGCTATCTAAGAGGTGAAAACTGATAttcagtcattttaattttgatttgggTTTCTTTGATAATGGCAGAAGCTGAACGAACATCTTTTGTTATCTGTAAAGACttgttgcatttttcttttcctctgtgaacTGTCTGATCTTGTCTTTTGTCCAGATTTATTGGTCTTTTTCTTCTCAAGTTTTATGAACTTTATATATTAGAGAGAGTAGCTTGTTGTCTGTGATATGTATTATAAGTATTTTTGCTcatttgtcatttcctttttgatATCACAtgcaatttctttgttttaatattttaattagggGGGGTCATTGAAACCCATGTGGGTTGAATTTATCAGACTTGTATTTTATCCCTTTTGGATTTTGGGTTCTAGTTAGAAAGACCTCCTCATCCTAAAGCTATGAAAGAATCCTAGTTTGAGACTCTCTTAACCACTAATAAACCATTGATTTGACAGCATGAGTTCCTTTTAAGTGcaatatctttttgaaaaaacACCACACAGATCATCAACTAATGTGATGAATTAAGAGATGGTTTTCTAATTAAGAGTTTCATGGGTGTGCAGCCAGGAGATACTTCCAAGTCGCTAATCCTTATCTTGGGAACATGATACATATGGGAAAAACTCATGTGACATCCGTGGCCACTTTTTTCTAGACCAGCGACTCGGACACAGGCAGCCCCACTGGACAACAGCCGAGTGATGGGTATCTGGAAGACAGCAGTAGGGCCCTGAGGGAAAAGCCAGGAGACTGGAAGCTGCAGTCAAGAAAACGGACTCAGACGCTCCCTAATCGGAAATGCTTCTTGACATCAGCGTTTCAGGGCGTCAACAGCAACAAAGTGGAGATCTTTAAGAATGAGTTCTGGTCGCCCTCTTCAGAGGtaaaggcaggggaagggcaccgGAGAACGATGTCTCAAGGTGTGCCTCACTTTTCTGACTCCCAGCGGACTTCCACGTATGATAACGTCCCTGCCTCGCCCGGGGCCTCTGGGGACGGGGCAGCTGCGGTCTCGTCCCATGCTTGTGACTCCAAGAGAGAAACTCTTGCCAGCCCAAACTTTGAAACTGGGCCTGGAAAAAAGAACTCTGGAGAAGAGGAACTTGAATCCTTGCAGAGGGTGGTTGAGGAGCtgcaaaaggaaatagaaacacaGAAGCAAACATATGAAGAGCAGATCAAAAAGTAAGTCATTTGCAGAGGGGTCCATTTCCAGAAGCAATAGGCACTGTTCTCATCTGCCAAAGAAGTGATACTAGAAAGCTCCAGTTTAGAGAACACACTAATCTATAGCAGTTGAGCTTAATTAGAGAAAGGGGTAAAGGGAGTAATGAGCTGACCAAACTAGTGAAAACTCTATTTAGATTAAATTCATGAAAAGTTAGGTATGTAGCTTACACAGCTTAAGCAGCCATTTCCAAACAGCTGTTCCTTAAGGATTGGCATGCTCTAATGAGTGAAGAGGAACTTtagattttcttcatattaatGTAATACAtccattctgaaaatatttactgagcacctcctgTGTACCAGACACTATCACAGCTGTTGGGGAACAGCACTCAATAAAACAGACCAAAGTTCCTGTGCTTATAGAACTTTCCTTCTATTGGGAACAGACAGAATATATACAAGTAATTAAGATATTTGCTATGTCAGATGGTGGAACAtgcatggagaaaaataaagcagggcagGAAGTTAGGGAAGGGTTCAAGGGGGTTGCTACGTAAGGCAgtcaggaaggcttccctgagaaTGTGGCATCAAAGCAAAGAgctgaagagaagagagaatgagtcaGGTCCATATATTGGGGAAGATCAGGCCAGGCAGGGAGAAGCAAAGTTGCAGAGGCCATGGAAGGGAGCAGGTGTGGTGTGTTCATGCTCAGGAAGAGCTGTGGTGAGCTGGAGAAGCAGGGAGTAACAGAGGAGAGAGGACAAACAAGTGCAGGGGGCCTTGCTAGCCACCCGAAAGCCCAAGTGGGGCAGAGCTTCTAGGAAGATCTACCTGACTAAAGCTTCACTGAATCACTGGCTTCCCACTGAGTACAGAACACAGGGGCAAATGGAAGGCCAGTGAGGCAGCTCATGCCACAATTTTCATGTGCATCCCTAAGATGCTTGGACACAATTTGCTCTCTTGGGTAGATAAACCACTTTCTTGAAATCTTTTTCACACTACTGACTTTTCATGAGAGGAAAGCTCAATGCAGCTTAGCCCGTATTAACACTAATGATGACAGTGAAATATGAACTAGTAGGGTTTTCCCAATCATGAGTACTTCCAATCCTTTGAGACTCAGGTACATGGTAGGAAGGCTTTTGTGAGCCCTCAATTTTTGTTCCCTACACAGGGGGCTGtccatttaaaagcaaaatggaGATCCTTTGTCTAAAGTCCTGAAGTCAATCATTCGTAGGCCTACAACACTCGTGTGCCATCTTGACTCTGAGGGAACCAGCCCCAGAGAAGTTTCCCACTGCATTTTGACATGAATGTCACTGACAGGGTAGGGAAAGACCCAGCTTCCATGGACGGGCTATTCCTTCTGAATGGAACCAAGTCCTCTGAATTCACCCATCAGAAGGGTCCTCCATTTTCAACAAAGGGAGACTTAACAGTCCGTAGTGCCTGCACTGAACTTGTGCTCCAGACACAccttctcatttaatccccacagcaATCCTGCAATATAGATAACATCcccattttctggaagaaatagGGACTCAGGAAGTATTAAAAGATTCCTCAGGGTCACACAACTAATCATCAGTGGGGCTGGTATTTGAACCTGAGTCAGTCAGGCTCCTGAGCCTACTCAGATTCTACCTCTCCACTGAATCAGAGATCAAAATCTGGCAATATTCTCTCAGTTGAGATTTCCCCCAAAGCAAGAGGAAAGCAAGAGTAAACTCTGAGAAGAAAACTAGATTTGTAGTTTTATAGTAGTAGAGTAGTCCTCATGGAAGGAATGAGACTAGTTTATCTGTAGGAAGAGATAGGCAGGGGTAGGCAAGGCTCCAAAGACAGGCTGTTACATGCAGAATGGGCCAAAGCCCCTGAGGATAGAAGCCAGGCTGTGGTCAAATGGGAGCTCAAGTTTCTATACAAATTATGCCatttggaggagggggtggggcaggaaggcAGCCTCTCACAGAATGGAATTCTGAAGCAAACTTCTAATCAAGCAATCTTCCCACAGTCATGAAATTTCATCTCTGGGCTTAGAAATGGTATTGTACTCTCATTCCTAGGAGTTAATTCAGCATAGCCTGGCAGAGCAGAGAGCACCTCGAACTAGACTAAGATTTGGGCCAGTAACAGTGAAAATTCTGGGAATTCAGGAATTCAACAGATTCTTCACCTGGAGCAGATTCAGCAGCAGGGGTGGAGCTGTCAGAACCCGTGCTTCCAAAGGGCATTCCCCACCCTTCTCCAAATATCCACCCTGAGGGGGCCTTGATAAGAGATGGCTTGGGTACTCTCCATGGAAGCAGGATGAGCAGGCCGTTGTGTGTGCAGAGGTGTCGGGAATCTGGAATATGGGCCCTTAGCAGTCAATTAACATTTCTGTTGAGCAGGACACATGCAAGGTGTTGTGGAGGTGAAAATATACGTATATTCAAGGTGGTCCCTTCTTTCAAAGATGTTATGTATGGAAGATACAAAATGTAGAACTACATGAAAAACAACACAAGAGATGTCACAGGATGGTGTTAAATGACAAAAGAGAGGTTGAGACATGCCCTGGGAATTCAGGCTTACTGGGAAGTCTGTGGTGGGGGGTGGAATATTAATAAGAGGTTCAGATTGGATATAGGTCTTTTGATGTAGAAAGGATGTTGTGAGCAAAGGTGAAGGGGGAGTCTAGAAGTCATGTGCTGTTCTTTCATTCTGCTATTTTCTTCCTTGTAGCCTTGAGAAGGAAAATTATGATGTCTGGGCCAAGGTGGTAAGGCTCAATGAAGaactggagaaagagaagaagaaatctgCAGCCTTGGAAATCAGCCTCCGCAATGTGGAACGTTCCCGGGAGGATGTTGAGAGGAGGAACAAGGCCCTGGAAGAAGAAGTCAAGAAATTTGTCAGATCAATGGAAGAGCCCAAGGCTCATGCTTGAGGGTCCCAGGCAACCACAGAAACAGCCCACAGAGGCCCACCTGACACGCTACCTGCTGACTGAAAAGCAAAATTACTCCCtgtgaggaaagagaagacattttGGGGGCAAACATCACATTTCCCagtaaaataaatcaatggaatttGCAGGAAGATGAGGGTGAACAGGGACATGTGGGACGTGGATAGCCCTCTGTGGCTGTATTCAAAAGGATTGCAACATTCTACCGTGGTCTCAGGCTGAGGGAAATGGAACCTTCTGTGGCCGGATGACTATGCCCAGTGGAGACATTTGAGGCAGGCCACATCCCAAGGACCTAGACAATACGCTGGTCACAACTGAAGGTGGACTGAGGCattagttcttcttttttttttttattgtggaacAATTCATCTAGTTATATGGCCTCATGGTGTCCCTGAGACACAGGGGCAGAAATGATACTTAGCTTTCTGGTGTTCACCTATGGTGAGCTGTGTTTTGGGGGTCTGCACCTGCTGACCAGAGCCCCATTCTGCCACTCCCTCCATGATGCACACTTTCCAGGGGTTGGAAACTCAAAATTATTATTAGACTAAGACAAAACAAGCAATAAACTTGTATTTATGAGAGCAGGTCTGTTGGTAATTCTTACAAACACCTTTGTGAGTCTTGGCGAAAGGTGCCCCTTCCTTGAGGCAGACACACCCCTCTTCTGGCACACGGCTTGGTAGGAAGGGGACAGGCTGGATTCCATTGCCTTTCTGTGGCCACAATTGTGTATGGTGGGCCTCTGAACAGAGCGATGCCTTTTCAGTATGATGTGACTTCCTCAGAGGCTGGTTGGGAGCTTTAGATAGCAATAGTCCCAATAATATGTTTTCCGTTTCACCAAAATGCAAGTGATTTCACTCTTAAAAGGGACAAAAGGCAATAGAGAGTAGGTAGGAAAGGAGCCTTCCTGACAGACAGCTGACTTTTCCTCCTACAGTGAAGCCAGATGGGCAGAGGGTCTGGGTGAGGCCCCAAGCCTCGCTAGGAAGGGTAGTGAAGACTTTAGTAGTTTTTGTCATAGTCCTAGTTAAGTGATTTCCAAGGTCTTTTGACCATGCACTCCACTAGTAGAATATATTGGAGCAGACACCCTCCCAATATATTTCTTTACtgataaattatatacatgtacTGTATATAATTACATTGCTATATCATATAAATCATAAAACACATACAGAACAGACGTTGAATAAGGGTGAGATCAAAACACAGACAAATAGATGTTCTCAAACGTGCTTTCAGCTTTGGGGGCCACTGGCCTGATTTCCCAGCAAGAGCTAGTTATGCTGGTTTCACATATATCATCCCCATTGCTGTCATACATTGACTTGAACTCTTGCAGCCACACGGGTTCCTCAGAGGTTTGAAATCCATGGTTACTGCAGGGAGACTTTAGTCTTCCCAGCACGTGTCTCCTccattattcctttttctccttttgttttctcactttccctcctcttctctttgttctcttcaCTTTGGTTATttcctaccccccacccctgcctgtggCCATGACACATTAGCCACAGAGTGAGAGGTACAAACAGGGACATCGGTGTTGCTCAGTCCTGCTACTCGGGTCCTGTTTCTCCTGTCACCAGTCACCAGACTGATGGAGGGCAGGGACAAGACCTGGCATGTTCTCTTAGAGACCTGCTAATGGAGgattggggtggggaagggggttgatTTGGAACATCATTAAGTAAAGCAgtaaaatatttgatttcctGGGATTTACTTAGTTTTTAATTACAGAGTGGCAAGCAGAGAAACAGTTATTGAACACCTAATTTACATTGATGAGAGTCTGCAATTCTGCCAGGCATAGTGCCCGTTTTCTCCCATGGATTCCTCACTCTGACTCTTTAGGTGTCGAAACAGAGCTGAGTCTGAAAGGAGTCGGCTTTGTAATTCTAAAGGGAACATTTGTCTGAAGGTGCAAAGAGGAGGACCAGAAGTTGTTTGCTTGGAGGTCCGTGTCACAGGACCTTGCTGGGCCTGGGAGCACGAGTTCAGGCTGAGTAGAAGGGCTGCATCTGAAGTCCAAGCTCCCCCTGGCCAGGCGATGCCTCGTGTTCCATTTCTTGTTCTGGTGCTAAGAGATAACAGAGTGGCCTCTCCGGCCTCAGAAGCTGGAGTATCCTTTCCTCTCCATGAGCAAGAGGGGGACTTGGCTCGCTTAATTTGCCACTGTCCATATAAAAAGAACATAAGAAACAGTGTTTCAGAGTTTGCCCTGTGAGTGCTTAAGGAAGGGACAGGGAAGAAGATCTGGAGTCTGATGCCACTGGCTTCAGTGCCACAAAGACTACATGTGAAGTAGATGACAGGATAGCTCCAGATCTCCCCTGGACCAAGGAGCCAGTCTCTGGGAAGCAGCAGCCAGAGACGGACCTCTGTCATTGGTGTTCTGCTGACCCTGGAGCCCTCACCTTCACCTCCTCCATGGGCAAGATCTACTAAATCTACTTTTTTCCAGCCACCCACCCCTTCTTCCCCTTACCTCTCATCTACCTGCACAGATGTTGAGAAACTAAAAAAGATCTGCAATACGCACTTTAAAACCTCCGGTGTCTTCCCTACCGAACTTTTTCACTTGCCGCACAGTCTCAAGCTTGGCATGTATCAGGCACTTTTGTCTCAAGTTTGAGGCAGGACTGATGGGTTTTCCGGTAAGTTTGTATTAGGGGATTGGCTGAGATGATCCCTGTCTTTGtgcattcaggctgctataacaaaataccacagacctgGTGCctcataaacaacagaaatttatttctcacagttccagatgctgggagtctgagatcagAGTCAAGTATGGACCCTCTTTGGGGTTGCAGACTTTTCATTGTGTCTTCGCATGATGGAGGGATTAGAGATCTCTCTTCTTTAATAAATCATTagtctcattcatgagggctccgtGCTAAACATTTATACACCTTCTAATGCCATCATCTCTGGGCATTAGGACTTCTACATATGGTTTCGGGGTAAGGACACAAACACCCAGACCACAGCAATTCCCTTCCAGTGAATTCTGGTCAGAGTCTGAGGCTTGGAGACATGGAGTGTGGCATTCTTAGTACAGAGCATGTGCAGAGGATGTAAGCAccaaacatttttgttattttgatcaATTCCTTAACCCCTGTTTCACAGCCCAtctgttgaaaaaaatcacaaagctgGAGTCTCCAAGGCAGCTCAAGGCTGCCAAAATGGGGTGGACAGGGAGCACCATGGTACAGTTGCTGTTGGCTGGGCTCCCTGGGCTCAAGACAGGAGGATGTGCGCACACTGACATCGTGTAAACTTCCACATTCCACCACTTCCTCTGCAGATACCATCAGTGGTCAGGCCATGTGCAtgctggggagcagagagatCACTTAGAGGCTGCCCCTCCAATTCAAATGAGCTGCCTTTATAAGAATTGCACACGCGCCTTCATCCTGCCAGAGACCTCATGGATGGAAGCCTTGCTACTGCTGGAGGAGGCCGGGGTGGCACTTGGCCAGCAGCTGaggagctggggcaggagggcCTGTGGTTCAGTAGGCTTCCCAGGGTGGGTGACTTCAGAGGAGGAACGAGCAGAGAATACCAATGCGTAGGGTATCTTTCCTCTGACGCTCAAAAATTATCTTAGAATCAAAGATTGACAGCATTGGAAGACACCCATGAGTTTATGTAGCCTAATCTAATCTGTTCTTTTAGTGGATAGGGAGCTTGAGGCCTGAAGACAAGCCGATTGCCAGTGCTCACATGGCTGTGAGCAAAAGGATTCCTTAGGTGGTTTCTGAGCCTCCTCCAGCTTACTAGCTAATGGTTCTTGGCTTCTGTCCAGAAGTTCTTCCCCCCAGGCCATGACCACCAGGTGAACCCACTGAACGTCACTTGCTGAGTACTTCCACGATAGAGAACCAGCCTCCTATCTTGGTCACAACCAACATTCATCTAATATGATGCTAGCTTCCACCTCCTTTATATCACTGATGCTGTTT is a window from the Suricata suricatta isolate VVHF042 chromosome 4, meerkat_22Aug2017_6uvM2_HiC, whole genome shotgun sequence genome containing:
- the ARHGAP25 gene encoding rho GTPase-activating protein 25 isoform X4, giving the protein MSLKLPRNWDFNLKVEAGKIARSRSVMTGEQMAALHQPSAPNPLERPIKMGWLKKQRSIVKNWQQRYFVLRAQQLYYYKDEEDVKPQGCMYLPGSTIKEIATNPEEAGKFVFEVIPAVFGQRLDETVAYEQKFGPHLVPILVEKCAEFILHHGLNEEGIFRLPGQDNLVKQLRDAFDAGERPSFDRDTDVHTVASLLKLYLRDLPEPAVPWSQYEGFLLCGQLMNADEAKAQQELVKQLSILPRDNYNLLSYVCRFLHEIQLNCGVNKMSVDNLATVIGVNLIRSKVEDPAVIMRGTPQIQRVMTMMIRDHEVLFPKSKDTPLSPPAQKNDPKKAPVARSSVGWDATEDPPMSRTDSFSNMTSDSDTGSPTGQQPSDGYLEDSSRALREKPGDWKLQSRKRTQTLPNRKCFLTSAFQGVNSNKVEIFKNEFWSPSSEVKAGEGHRRTMSQGVPHFSDSQRTSTYDNVPASPGASGDGAAAVSSHACDSKRETLASPNFETGPGKKNSGEEELESLQRVVEELQKEIETQKQTYEEQIKNLEKENYDVWAKVVRLNEELEKEKKKSAALEISLRNVERSREDVERRNKALEEEVKKFVRSMEEPKAHA